One Perca flavescens isolate YP-PL-M2 chromosome 9, PFLA_1.0, whole genome shotgun sequence genomic window carries:
- the LOC114561723 gene encoding angiopoietin-related protein 4: MKMPQLLILLMTILVHAATAFPTDRRALLSKDKHASWDDVNVVAHGLLQLGQGLKEHVDKTKVQMRDINGKLKAFNGTVAGLERRQQEQDEALKARSKEEEEERERLAEEVKRQNEGIHTRMDRLEEKVDEVLNEQTLKSNNSENTRVSFIQTLVAAQNRRIDQLVEKITQQQDRLEKQSLYLQTLQSKVAHKRVKSHRRRDEEMALMGEPAEHSKDASGLARDCHDLFVRGQRASGVYRIQPDSSQPFNVLCEMTSEGGWTVIQKRHDGSQNFNQLWESYKKGFGNLNGEFWLGLENIHSLSKQGQYVLQVELSDWAGEQQQEARYRLQLDGEEKKFALHLESSSGVQEKILTTGESGLPFSTADRDNDLAADVNCAELLSGGWWFSSCGESNLNGKYPRRPSLLRGQQSRRQGMFWTSTKGQNYSVKTTLLKIAPTTIEQ, encoded by the exons ATGAAGATGCCACAGCTTCTCATCCTGCTGATGACCATTTTGGTGCACGCAGCAACCGCTTTCCCCACGGACAGAAGAGCTCTGCTGAGCAAGGACAAACACGCCTCCTGGGACGACGTGAACGTGGTGGCTCACGGCCTCCTGCAGCTGGGCCAGGGTCTCAAGGAGCACGTGGACAAGACCAAAGTCCAGATGAGAGACATCAATGGCAAACTGAAGGCCTTCAACGGCACGGTGGCTGGCCTGGAGAGGAGGCAGCAGGAGCAAGATGAAGCTCTGAAGGCAAGAagcaaagaggaggaggaggagagggagaggctgGCCGAGGAGGTGAAGAGACAGAACGAGGGCATCCACACCAGGATGGACAGACTGGAGGAAAAGGTGGATGAGGTGCTTAACGAGCAGACACTGAAAAGCAACAACAGCGAAAACACAAGAGTCTCATTTATCCAG ACACTGGTAGCTGCTCAGAACAGACGCATTGACCAGCTGGTGGAGAAAATCACGCAGCAACAAGACAGACTGGAGAAACAGAGTCTGTACCTGCAAACCCTGCAGAGCAAG GTCGCACACAAGAGAGTAAAATCACACCGACggagagatgaggagatggCACTGATGGGAGAGCCAGCAGAGCACAGCAAAGACGCATCAG GTTTGGCCAGAGACTGTCACGACCTGTTTGTACGCGGGCAGCGAGCCAGCGGCGTCTACAGGATCCAACCAGACAGCTCCCAGCCCTTTAATGTCCTCTGTGAAATGACTTCAG aAGGTGGATGGACAGTTATCCAGAAACGTCACGATGGATCCCAGAACTTCAACCAGCTGTGGGAAAGCTATAAGAAAGGCTTCGGCAACCTGAATG GTGAGTTTTGGTTGGGCTTGGAGAACATCCACTCTCTCTCCAAACAAGGCCAGTACGTCCTGCAGGTGGAGCTCTCCGATTGGGCAGGAGAGCAGCAACAGGAGGCTCGGTATCGACTCCAACTTGACGGAGAAGAGAAGAAGTTCGCTCTCCACCTGGAATCTTCATCTggggttcaggagaaaatactgACAACTGGAGAATCTGGTCTTCCTTTTTCCACAGCAGACAGAGACAATGACCTCGCTGCAGATGTCAACTGTGCTGAACTGCTCTCAG GTGGTTGGTGGTTCAGTAGCTGTGGTGAGTCAAACCTTAATGGTAAATATCCCAGAAGGCCGAGCTTGCTCAGGGGACAGCAGTCCAGAAGACAAGGGATGTTTTGGACGTCCACAAAGGGACAAAACTACTCTGTTAAGACCACTCTTCTGAAAATCGCACCCACCACAATAGAGCAATAA